In Phyllostomus discolor isolate MPI-MPIP mPhyDis1 chromosome 2, mPhyDis1.pri.v3, whole genome shotgun sequence, the following are encoded in one genomic region:
- the SEPTIN3 gene encoding neuronal-specific septin-3 isoform X2: protein MSKGLPDTRTDAAMSELVPEPRPKPAVPMKPVSINSNLLGYIGIDTIIEQMRKKTMKTGFDFNIMVVGQSGLGKSTLVNTLFKSQVSRKASSWNREEKIPKTVEIKAIGHVIEEGGVKMKLTVIDTPGFGDQINNENCWEPIEKYINEQYEKFLKEEVNIARKKRIPDTRVHCCLYFISPTGHSLRPLDLEFMKHLSKVVNIIPVIAKADTMTLEEKSEFKQRVRKELEVNGIEFYPQKEFDEDLEDKTENDKIRESMPFAVVGSDKEYQVNGKRVLGRKTPWGIIEVENLNHCEFALLRDFVIRTHLQDLKEVTHNIHYETYRAKRLNDNGGLPPGEGLLGSVLPPVPATPCPTAE from the exons ATGTCCAAAG GGCTGCCAGACACCAGGACGGACGCAGCCATGTCAGAGCTGGTGCCTGAGCCCAGGCCGAAGCCGGCGGTGCCCATGAAGCCCGTCAGCATCAACTCCAACCTGCTGGGCTACATCGGCATCGACACCATCATCGAACAGATGCGGAAGAAGACCATGAAGACCGGGTTCGACTTCAACATCATGGTCGTCG GTCAGAGTGGGCTGGGCAAGTCGACGCTGGTCAACACGCTCTTCAAATCCCAAGTGAGCCGCAAGGCCTCCAGCTGGAACCGGGAGGAGAAGATCCCCAAGACAGTGGAGATCAAGGCTATCGGGCACG TGATCGAGGAAGGCGGAGTCAAGATGAAGCTGACCGTCATCGACACCCCCGGCTTCGGAGACCAGATCAATAACGAAAACTG CTGGGAGCCCATCGAGAAGTACATCAACGAGCAGTACGAGAAGTTCCTCAAGGAGGAGGTGAACATCGCCAGGAAAAAACGCATCCCTGACACGCGTGTCCACTGCTGCCTCTACTTCATCTCCCCCACGGGACACTC CTTGCGACCTCTCGACCTGGAGTTCATGAAACACCTCAGCAAAGTCGTGAACATCATCCCCGTCATCGCTAAGGCTGACACCATGACCCTGGAGGAGAAGTCCGAATTCAAGCAGAGG GTTCGCAAGGAGCTGGAAGTGAATGGCATCGAATTCTACCCTCAGAAGGAATTTGATGAGGATTTGGAGGACAAGACGGAGAATGACAAAATCCGG GAGAGCATGCCCTTTGCCGTGGTGGGGAGCGACAAGGAGTACCAAGTGAACGGCAAGCGGGTCCTCGGCCGAAAAACCCCCTGGGGGATCATCGAAG tGGAAAACCTCAACCACTGTGAGTTTGCCCTCCTTCGAGACTTCGTCATCAG GACCCACCTCCAGGACCTCAAGGAAGTGACACACAACATCCACTACGAGACCTACCGGGCCAAGCGGCTCAATGACAACGGAGGCCTCCCCCCG GGAGAAGGCCTCCTGGGCTCTGTCCTTCCACCCGTGccagccaccccctgccccactgctGAATGA
- the SEPTIN3 gene encoding neuronal-specific septin-3 isoform X1 codes for MSKGLPDTRTDAAMSELVPEPRPKPAVPMKPVSINSNLLGYIGIDTIIEQMRKKTMKTGFDFNIMVVGQSGLGKSTLVNTLFKSQVSRKASSWNREEKIPKTVEIKAIGHVIEEGGVKMKLTVIDTPGFGDQINNENCWEPIEKYINEQYEKFLKEEVNIARKKRIPDTRVHCCLYFISPTGHSLRPLDLEFMKHLSKVVNIIPVIAKADTMTLEEKSEFKQRVRKELEVNGIEFYPQKEFDEDLEDKTENDKIRQESMPFAVVGSDKEYQVNGKRVLGRKTPWGIIEVENLNHCEFALLRDFVIRTHLQDLKEVTHNIHYETYRAKRLNDNGGLPPGEGLLGSVLPPVPATPCPTAE; via the exons ATGTCCAAAG GGCTGCCAGACACCAGGACGGACGCAGCCATGTCAGAGCTGGTGCCTGAGCCCAGGCCGAAGCCGGCGGTGCCCATGAAGCCCGTCAGCATCAACTCCAACCTGCTGGGCTACATCGGCATCGACACCATCATCGAACAGATGCGGAAGAAGACCATGAAGACCGGGTTCGACTTCAACATCATGGTCGTCG GTCAGAGTGGGCTGGGCAAGTCGACGCTGGTCAACACGCTCTTCAAATCCCAAGTGAGCCGCAAGGCCTCCAGCTGGAACCGGGAGGAGAAGATCCCCAAGACAGTGGAGATCAAGGCTATCGGGCACG TGATCGAGGAAGGCGGAGTCAAGATGAAGCTGACCGTCATCGACACCCCCGGCTTCGGAGACCAGATCAATAACGAAAACTG CTGGGAGCCCATCGAGAAGTACATCAACGAGCAGTACGAGAAGTTCCTCAAGGAGGAGGTGAACATCGCCAGGAAAAAACGCATCCCTGACACGCGTGTCCACTGCTGCCTCTACTTCATCTCCCCCACGGGACACTC CTTGCGACCTCTCGACCTGGAGTTCATGAAACACCTCAGCAAAGTCGTGAACATCATCCCCGTCATCGCTAAGGCTGACACCATGACCCTGGAGGAGAAGTCCGAATTCAAGCAGAGG GTTCGCAAGGAGCTGGAAGTGAATGGCATCGAATTCTACCCTCAGAAGGAATTTGATGAGGATTTGGAGGACAAGACGGAGAATGACAAAATCCGG CAGGAGAGCATGCCCTTTGCCGTGGTGGGGAGCGACAAGGAGTACCAAGTGAACGGCAAGCGGGTCCTCGGCCGAAAAACCCCCTGGGGGATCATCGAAG tGGAAAACCTCAACCACTGTGAGTTTGCCCTCCTTCGAGACTTCGTCATCAG GACCCACCTCCAGGACCTCAAGGAAGTGACACACAACATCCACTACGAGACCTACCGGGCCAAGCGGCTCAATGACAACGGAGGCCTCCCCCCG GGAGAAGGCCTCCTGGGCTCTGTCCTTCCACCCGTGccagccaccccctgccccactgctGAATGA